ACCTCGAGCTGCTGCGTTAAGACGTTAAAAAGGagtgttgttttgtgtaaacGGTGATAATTAccaggagggagagggaaggcTCAGAGAGAGTAGCTCGACACCCAGGCAGCAGCATCGCAACTAACCAGACTCcatgggaaaaaaatgtgttaactatgtttgtcaaaataaaccGGACTATTTGTTTATTGTCAAGTATACCTAAGTATACCTTAGTGCCACGATGCTTTGGGGAAACGCAGCCTTGCTTAATGTGGATATATAAATAACAAGGCTTAGTGCAGAGGACGCAGCACGTTctaacaagaaaaacaaatcctACTGAGAAACAACTCACATGTCGACACCACCGACATTGAAGACTGTCGTCTACCTTATTTAAATCATTAACAGCTGATAAACTATCAACATTCctttcttaaaatgtaataactaATAATATACCAATTCTAGAAGAAGCGAGACTGCAGGTAAACAGTACTGTACTgattgttttgggttttttttttttgtcatttttaaagtcaccatgaagaaaagaaatgtaatagAGACAAACAAGAAGACACAATGAAGATGTCATTTCTACAATGTcgtcaaaatataaatatgtttgcAGGTTTAGGAATTGATAACTgaactctgaggacacagataCAGTGTGTCAGCCATGATGTCCGTCTTGTACATTAAACCAAGAAGAATGATCAGCCTTAAAAAATCTAACAAATCAACACATTGTCTTCGAAATCCCCTTTGAGCtttgaaaaacatcaaaaacattttgaaaacatgatgATTTCAGTGCATCTTATTTCAATCAAGGTCCACTTCTACATGTAAAAGCCAATTAAATCAACACAAAATGATCTAACTCATCTCTCAGTTTCTTCGTGATAAATCAGGGCATATTCAAAAGGATGAGAGGACTAAATTAATCCATGCTCTCTACATGCTTAAGCACTGGTCGAACTGTTTGTGAGCATCAATCTTCCGGTCGTGGCTGAATTTGCTGGCGTTCGCTGATCGGCTGTCGTTATCTCAGTATCTGGTGGCTTATTCGCCACTGTAATGTCATGACAGGTGACTCATGCTCGGAGGAAGTAACGGGAAGTTGACTGTGGAATCAATGGACATGCAGTTAAGGGGGTTTCAGAGGGGTCATTGATCGGTGGCCATGAGCGGGGAGGGTCATGGGTCATGCTTGATAGGCTCGAGCTTCTCTTACCTATTCCTACAGGGGCCAAGATGGACAGATGGAGGAAAATGGTGATACAGAGGatagagaggaaaaaaggatgaagtaaaaggagaggagagagacaaaaatGCACAAGAGACATTTTCGTGCATCATGTACACAGACAAGGTGAGTAACATGGTGTTTATCATGACGGCATCACTGGAACGGAATAcgttggttgttgttggttatCAGCACAACAGCATAGAAAGTGAAACTTACATGATTGGCATCGCTCCATTACAGCTTCATTTTAGAGTTCCGCATGAACGAATCCTACACTTCCAGTTCCCTCATCTCGAAAAAGTCAAAAAGGTTTTTGAAAGGGGTTTTTCGATAAGACGCCCACATAATGTCTGTGGTTTTGTCCtatgacataaaatacatcagttaATAGCCTACATGTGAATTTTACGATTCAACGAACATGGACAcacatctactcactagtctgTTCACTAGTAGATGTAGGAAGCTGAGCGGTGTTGATGGTGAAGTCATATGACAGCGATGTAGTTCTGTTCTTGATCTACTGATggagtggtgttcatctgtgaaaattATCTTGCTGAAGAACACACGTAGCCATCATGAAATTGTGTTAGCCACAGAGCTTAttcattttctgcaataatcaaAAATCTAATTAGAATTTACCATACGTGTTTGTGACaaccagggtgatgctaacttccagaatagcctacaaaaatgtGCCATCCATGCAGCACTCTATTTCAAGAGGATGAAATTTCCAAGCGCAACCATACATGTCATCACAACATTATAACACATACTCTGCAGCAATTGGAGCAGCATAATGGATAGTTACCATCACCTGCCACATCAGAGACAAACGTATGGAATATCTGGTTTTATACTGAATATGAATAGCCATACAGCTCCTTCCATAATGACATCTTACACAAtaagtttctcttttttactcGTTTTAGCAAAGTTTTCATTAAGAAGTCCTGCTTTCAATCTCTGTTTCCTTCTAATATGTATCCAGCGATATTCTGTAGTACACACTGTGCTGTGTCTTGAGAAGGGAGACACGAGCAGCTGCACTGTATTTGTGCTGCTGCTAGATAGGAAGGAGCAGCAATGATTAAAAATAACACGGTGACAATCACATTACTGATTACTAGCTAGACGCAGGAAGGACAAAAGACGGAAAGGATCCTGCTACACGCAAGGCTGCCAGTCATTTAAACAAACCTGCAGACACTGCATTCACCGAGTACAAACAGACTATTAAATGGTGTCTCAGTCTGCTGATGCAACCTGTTACACTGAACAGCTCTGAAAAATGCAGCACATACGATTCTGTTTCTGCCCTTTTCTGAACGTCTAACCCGACAACACCAACAAatactgaaatgtaaaaaaatacttCAAGGGTCTGCACAGAAAGTAACCCAATGACCCAGCACTGCTGCTCTGCACCCACATAACTGACACAAAGAAATCAATTTCCCGCTACTGTGCCCTCTCTGTACCTTGCCAACCTTCACTGTATAAATGTATAAGGCACTGGGGGGCCTGGTGTGTATTTTGGAGAGATGCCTACCTCACCCTCAACTCAATCACTGAATTTGgttcacacaaacaaaagagggaTCAATAGGTGTAAGCAAGGACACATCTTCGTTTCAATCTACAATGTCTCACAAACAGCTAAATAGGAacgaagaaaggaagaaagtgTTTTTTCCCAGCCACGCAGCTCAGTTCCTGTCCTGATGTAGTCTTTAACCTCACACGTGAAGTTCCAGACCTTgaccaccattttttttttaaccatgtgGTTAGGCCACCGGCTTGGTTTTTAATCTCTTATCCCCGGCCTACTCTGGATATGACTCAGACGCATTTTAAGTCGTCCATCTTAGGCAGCAGGAATGATTTGCTTTTTGCAgatacctttttttttgccagcagCTTTGTATCGGCTCCTGCCGCAGTTCTGTTGAGTTAAAGTCtctttttacattcacatttataaTGAGCCATTACAACTCACCTACTATTCTTTTTAAAGCCATTTTAACATGCATTGTTAAATCCCCATCCCTTTAATTAAAACTTAGGGAATTCTGTACTTTGACATAActgtgtttttgtacttttaaaagTTCAGCTGCAGATCAATGCATCACTCTTCCCATCTATCAAGACTGCTATCAGTACGTCATCTCTACACGGTAATACCTTATAACTTGTGTCTTGTACCAACACTGAGGTCAATCTGGCAGAGCTGCTCACACAACTGCAGCTAATCTTCTAAATAGAAGGTGTGGTTTGTTAAACACGAGTGTGAGTGAACCGAATCATTACCTCACAGCGTGGGAAACCATAAAGGAGGATATTATTTTTTGCTGATGTGCATAATTGTCTGTtttacacatgtttttttttatattatactCGTCTTGTATATCACTCATCATTTATTGGAAGAATCTttttttgcaggtttttgtaTTTGCAGATTAATTGCATTCTTTGAGTTGGTGACATTATCATAAATGTAATCCTAAATGTAATCCTGGCTTAGCTATTTTCCTGAACGCATTTTAGAGGAGAtgacaaaacagacaaatgtaAACTCCTTAGCTGGGGGTGAGGGACATAATCCTCTCTCATCGCTTCGGAATCAACCTGTCCACTCCCAGCGGGGTCAGGACCTTCTCGCTGACatgaagcccccccccccaaaaaataaaatttaggAACGTTACAGCAGCTTTGCTTCCCGTGAAACATACCCAATGTCATCTCGGTAGACCCGGGAGATGAGGACCTCCCCCTTGTGGTTGTAGATGAACAATCCTCCAATCATTGTGGCTGCTTCTCAGTCCCAACTGGCCATGGTGAAACCAAACCCCGcctgagaggagacagaaatgGAGCGAGAGATTGCAGGAAGGAAACGAGGGAAAAAAGGGGTTATAGAGAAGTGAAAGCAGTGAAAAGTGAGGGAGAGCGCGACAGTACAGGGAGGCGCTTGTCCCTCACATCcgctttctctgtctctccctcttagtcacacacacaaacacacacacacacacacacacacacacacacacacagacactattGCCAACTGAATAAACCCTGCAGCTGGCCCACTGTGGTGACTCATTTTTGAATCGTGCATGTgcatacacatacatgcatCAACTATCACTCCAGCAGAGGCTGAAAGGACTCCAGTACCACCACCCTTCACCACAGCCAATTCCTTGTTTTCCTTCAAAGAAAGATTAAGCAGATTAGAGGGATGTCACCAGGTAGCCAGCTACAAAAATCTGTTGCATTTTACTACTAGATGCAGCCTGGATGTGACCAGACTACACATGGAGTCTCACGTTAAACCAACAcctacagacagcgagctttaTCTGAGAGTAGTTCCTAGACAATTAGCGTTCAGTGTTTTATGGCTTGGACCATCAAATCAGAGGAGTTTGCCCCCATTCAAGAAGGAGGCTTCTGGAAACCAGGAGGATGAAGGACATGCTTGAAATTCCTCGAAGACAAGAGGCCGGACACCTTCAAACACACCGCGTTTAAAAGGAAGTATACAACACAATCATACGCCCGAGACTAGTAAAGTTAATTCCCCATATGAACATAGCCGAGTCGTGACGGAATAAACCGTGCACAAGACATGAGCGGGTTTAATCGCCCGTTTATTGGCCGAAGTCAAGATGTCTGCTCACTCGGGCCATTTTCCAAACGTtcatacatttttcatatttgctCTTTTTTGCCTCGAACAGTGAGGGACGGGTCTGTTCGAGACGCCTTGTTTTACACATACTTAAATGTCCACAGCATCGATTGGGGGCTTGACCTTCAGCTAAGATCACAGTGATGGAGAACAGACCGAGTAAGAGGTAGCTAGCTAATTTAGCATCCGATAGCAGGCTAGCTGGCGGCGGTGTTAGCGAACCAGAGTCGAGCCGTGCGGAATTTCAAACTGATTTCCGGTGAGAAGAAACTCGGACATTTGACGACCATTCAACATCTTACGCTACGGATTATCGCCAACTTACAAATTAAacattgaaaaaatatagcaCAGGCAGCCCCCAACAATATAACCTCGCCATTACAGCGCAGAATTGCCACactgcatgcttttattttgacggAAAAGCGCCGCGCTTCCGTTATCACAGTAACTGCCGCTGCTAGCTTGACCGTAGCTAACGGCGCCGCAGCTAAcgccgctaacgttagcatcgCTCCCGAATGAAACGGTTTCGCCAGCTGTCCGACACCGATACCGGGCTACAAGTTCGGTCATTTTGATGGGAAACATGTGCCCGCATCGACTCTGGTGAGCTTACCCTAGTTCTCTCGCGAACGCCACCAGTCTGTCGCTCCCCGTTTGCCTGTGTCAGGATCCAGCGGCTTCCCGGTTCACACACCCGCTAATTCCGCTCCTTCCTCCAGGTCCTCTGATAGCTGTCAGCTGACCCGCCGTCCTTACGCACAGCCGTTCCGCTGTGACAGGAAAAGGCGCGGCTGGAGCGATGTGTAAACCGCACCCAGGCCTTGTTATGATAAGCTACATTGACTACTGGTCAATTATTATTCGCTTCAGTGTTGTCCATTAATATTTATGACAGTGATGAGTAAAACTGGCAGCATAGTCCCGTTAGTCCCCTTTTTACAAATGGAGTTAGGGGCCATGTTGGCATGTATCAAACTTGCTGGATTCATTGACTAgactttacttttttaattttttttaaaaaatctggtGTGAATAACTGCTCTTAAACTCACTTTCAGAGAGTGGAAGCAAGAAACTTAATTTCCCAGCAGGAAAACAGGAAGTATGTTTGTCCTTGTGTGGGTGGTCTTATTTAAATATGTCCTGCAGAGTCCAccttaactttatttttttttgtccaagtTGAATCAACTCTACAGGAGTTTTTCCACCCCTCTAACCACAGGGAACATCTTGCAAAAGGGTCATTCAGTTCTGAGGCTAAAACTAAAATGTACACAGGCTGATCCCCTGCACACACccacagcccacacacacacatctgtgcacCAGATTGCCTAACCTTCACATTCCTGATGTTGGACAGTCTGGAATCCACTgcctttaaatgcaaatatgaCCTCAGGTACCGTGGAGAAAACAAACcccacatatacacacacgcatacacactaGGCAAATTTCTGCTTCAcaaacatgtgcacacactcaaataaaacacaacacaacgcAGCATTAAGTCATAAAACtatatttataaataaaaagacatatttttCCTTGATTAAAAGGTGTGAAAGACATGGtaagaaatttttttttccactataCATTATCACAACACAGAGTCTGAAAACGCTCTGGTTAACGGATGAAAAATGCAGCCGTGTAGTGTAAAAATGACTCTTGAAGCTGGATGCTCATGTTTagtgtttgaaaaatgaaactAGTTGTAACCAACTACgtatataataaaacaaatgcattCTTACAGTAAGAAGGACTGCGGTTCTCTTGCACTACATACACATTTGtccatttctttctctcttaagtcaagcaaacatttaaaaagtctgaATAAGGTTAACAGTTAGTGTTCATTTCAGCTTTctgtcagggttttttttcttgttagaggtcaggcgggggggggggattaaaAGAACAGAAGGAGGGAAGAGGCTTCTTTCTCTCAGTTCAGACGTGAACAGGGGTGGGGGAGGACAGAGAATGTGAGATAAggaaggcagagaggagggaagagtgaaaaagaagaacaaatgaaaaacatccaTGTAGAAAAAGCGCTGAGTCATCTTTCTCAGCCGTCCGTTTCcactgcctccctccctctacTGCTCTTTTGTCCTCACGCAAACTCTTCCCCACTGAGGAGCGGAAACTGAGAGAGGCGCTTTGGTTCCATCTggagcgagggggggggggggtttcttCACTGAAGAAAGTATGGCCACTACTACTAGGAAGAAAAGCACACAAGAGGAGGAACATTTCTCTCTGCATATACAACAGGGGTTTGCTTCCATGTTTGCTTTTAGGATAGTGGAGTCTTGGGTTACAGCTTTTTGCAGTCTTCCCTCACTTCCTGTCCCGTCTTGCTGTCCTTCTCAGCCTCACATTGACATGAGAAAGCCCATTCTGCTACTTTGTTATCGGCCTACAACCTTCGTTACATCACATCAACAAAGAACTCTCCGGCGTTGCCCACCGCTAAGCGCAGGGACTGGCGCGAGGCAGTGAGCTCAGGGGGCACAGAGGCGAGCTCTCTGCCTGGTGGGGCGCCAGGTGCAGCTGTAGACATATGTGGGGGCTGGGGTGGCAGGCCAGGTGGACCGTAGACGAGGCCAGCGCCGTATGCTATCGAGTGGGAGTTGGCACTGCGGTGGCTGAGAGAGCTGCGTACGCTTCGCTCACTTGGGGGAGCCACAGAGCGCTCGCTTGGAGCTCGGTGGCTCCTGATCTCTGTttcactgccgctgcctccagACTTCCGACCCTCGTTCTTGCTGCAGTTCGAGCCACTGCTTCCTGCAGACACAACAGAAGAGAAGACGATTATTATCCGAGCGTAATATAGAAACACATtagcttgtgttttgttttaaaaaatgtgagtGAGCTATATGAGCCACTCACTCCGATATGAGCGTTAGTGAAGTGACCCAGTTTGTGGGAGACTCTCAGGAGAGCTGCATGACTAATGCAGACGTGGTCACTGAGCATTCACTGCATTTCACAGGCAAGACAGCATACCCATTACTGAAGGCaattacatgttttcattttattaccACAAACAACCTGCTTGCTTTAGCGGGAAATTCTTCAGACTGATCAATTTTAAAACCATAGCGGTTTCTGTGCTGAAGGGAACTTTATAACATTTTGAGAAGCAGGCCACTTCCATCACAGCCACAGCCAAATGAAAAGATGTATTTTATCCCTCTGCATCATTTAGATCGGTAGGTCTTGGGCTAACATAGCACCgtctataaaataaataaaatgcaactGTCACAACTCCAAAAATCATGTTGCATCGTGTAACCTAGTAAACCATGCAGAAATAGATTCAGTGGTAGTGAGCAACCCTAAAATGCAGACAGCATGTTGAGATGTGTTGCTCAGTCAGTGGGCCCAGCTGTTCTTGCTCAGTAAATAACTGCATTGCGTAAGCAAACTGCTCCTAAAACCACAAAGTCTGCTTTTCTATTTCTACGcattaaatacacaaacaaaccatgtaaataaaacagctttggaATATTTTCGACATTTTTGACAGAGCTCGACTGTTTCCTTCTGCTCTTTGAAGTAAGATAATTTAAACATGCACTGGACCCACAACTGCAGAGGAAGTGTGGAGATTTAAAATGTGTGGATATTCTCATCTGGTTCAGGGTGAAACAGCAAACAAGgtgtgaaacagaaaatgtaaggAGGATTCCTTTACATCGCTCTGTGCAAAGTGACACATCAGCCGTAGTATTTGTCTGCATAGGCTTTAAAAGTGCTTGTTAAAGGTTTGTAGTTTGCTCCATCATAAAAATGCAGCTGTAGCTGGCATGAATTCATATCAGCTGCAATTATTGTGACTAGGGCTGAATGATTAATCGGTTTTACATCGAATTCAAGATTAGAAACGTTGCGATTAGCAAATTGCAGAGGTTGCAATTAATTGTTTACAGACATGTCTTGTTTCTTTATAATTTCTTTGttcttgtattattattttagttaGACACAACTTTTGTGATAATGGTGTGTTTGATTATTATATgtaccacaaaataaaaaaaaaataaaaaagaaacacttgttGGCAGCACACTTGGAAAAATcccatttagattttttccCCAAATCATTCCGCCCTAATTGTGACAATAATTAGGTTTGTCTGTGTTGCCTTAAGAAACGCTCTGGAGCTCAGCTAGATTTGTTTTGGGGAAAACTTTGTTTGCAACACACAGTGCAACATAATGTTTACAGCATTCAAATGGGTGGAGGGGAAAACAAATCTGCAGCCACTGGAGACGTCTTAATGGGCATCTTGCTAACTTTTTTAGGTTAATCTCAACACCAAAATCTGCTGTACGTGACATGAATTCAAGCTTACCACTGCCTAGGAAAGAGCATACTAAACAGTAATATTCTTTGCACTCACCGCTGTGCTGACTTCCTGCACTGCCGGCACCTGGTCCGCCATGGAAGGGCTGTGGCAGCTCATATGGGTGTGGAATGGGGAACTGGTAGGGCAGGGCCATGGGCCAGGGGGCTGCTCCAGGATGGGGCAGAGGGGGGAGAGTGTCCTGGTCTGAGGCGCCGCCACTGGAACCATCATGGTCGTGGAGAGACAGGTGGGTCATGTCTGAGGgagacagaagaaaataaatgatttagaCCAACACCCTGGAAGCAAACTTAAGGTGTGTAAAGTTTGTCCTGCTGATCACAGACACGGATACAACTTAACAATACACACTTTGTAGATCTAAGCTAACAACAGAGTAGCTGGGCGTCCACTTACTGCCGCAGAGGTCTCCAAAGATATAGTAACACTGTTCAGAGAAGGTGATCTTGTTGACGGTGTGTCGGATGTAGCCGGCCTTCAGCAGGTTGCTGGCGTATTTACGAGCTTCTCTGCGGTCTGAGAACCCTTCCACATGATGGAAGAGCCAGTCCACCACGTCAGAACCTGAGGACACGAAGACAAAGACATCTCAGCTCCTGAACGAGCCACGCTTGCTTACCACATTCATCACAACTGTGTTATATAGAATAATATCCAAGGTGATGTtaatcatttatatttatgagaTATTTATCTGTTTACAACTTTATTAAATTATCAACATGATAATGACATGCAGCTTGGAACAATAAAGGAAAAATTATATTGACAGACTATAGGGATGATTATATTTAATTCCTCATAAAAAACTAGAAATTcaatcaaacaataaaaacctctGAAACGATACAAGAGGCTTGAAGGCATCACTTCAGCTACATCACTCGACACAGTAATCAACAAATGAGGAATATAACTGTGTGTGCACACTGATGAAGGAAATAACAAATGCTCAACCATGTCCTGTGCTTTCAAAGACATACCTATAAAGGCGTTAGCGATGGTTATCTTGAGCCACATCCTGTCCCGCACCTCCAGACCTGACTCCGGGCAGGCCATGGCCTTAGCGACTGTTGCCATGTCGCTGTGAATGGAGAGGTGGAAGTCATCGAATCCTGGGAAAGATCAGAGGACATGCACACACGTTATCTCAGGAGCTGAACAGCACATTCATTTCAAACATGAAGAAGTTTGGGTCTTTATGTTTAACACCACTGACCTGGTCGTGAGGACAAAGAAATTGTCTcacataaatatttaaatgttgtggCACATTTGTTTAGTTTCCAACAAACTTATAGCACAGCCATCAGTTATTATCCTCTCAAGACAACTCCAAAGTTTGCCTCAAATAATATCTGGTTTCCTGTGGTCTCGACTGTAATTCGACCCCGTTCTGTCTCGATCAGTCTGGATAAGACAGCATCTTTGTTTGAGTTGGACTACAAGCAAACCGGTCTTGataaaaacccaacaaaaaacATATCACAATATCATTAaatgtcctccctccctctattataataataacatatcaTTTCAGTAAGGTTCATGACATTCCAGCTGATAAGAtgtttttataatgtgtttGAATTTTCCTTTTGGTCTTCCTACTTTCTCTCAACCGGTCTAATATATCTCCACTTCAATCAGTGATGAAAGCCTTGCGACTATCCCGCAATACAAAGGGTATGAAAATGTTCTCGTTAGAATATTTCCCATGTGACAGTTTAATTTTCTGTGAATATTATTCATTAGGTTTTCAAAATCCTAAGAGgttaaaacaatttaaagaaTTTTAAACCTCTCGTTTAAATGTTTCCAGCTTTCACAGACACACCAGcgtgttttctctctcacatAAACCTCACTTCCTTTTAATGTTTCAGTGGAGTGCAGGTTGTTGTAGGTGTACACATTAACAGAAGTCCCACTCTTTATGCAAAACGCCACCTTTTAGGTGGCCGCTTTGCATTATGTACAGCACTACTGAGGCCTTTTTCAGTGGAGATACTGCTGCGCTCATCTTTTCCACGTCAGATTTCTCCACGTATGATTGTTGAACACTGGTGTAAAATAGTGAGCGTAGAAACAAGATATTGCTCAGACTTCCAGGCACCAACTGAACATTTGCTGTTGGCCAGTAATCCAAAGattataaaacaaaatgcaCTGTTAAAACCATAAATTGTAACCAGACCTGCAAGGTGCAACAGTGTTAAAACGACCGCATGAAATTTATGTTCTGTctgagtgataaaaaaaaaatctacaaaaatGTGAATCGTGTCAACACGTTCACAAAAGTGTGTCAGGAAGGGAAAAAACTTCTCTCCAGAAGGAAAAAACATCACTGTCGTTTCCAAAGATTACAGAGAAGATGGGCGGTGTGAGTTATGGCTTAGTTTTGACAGCAGATGGACGCTGTGAGGCTGAACTCAGTGAATGCTGGAACAGAGCGCGGTCGCAGGAATGCAGGGAAAGGGCAGGGCCTCGGTGATCTACAGCAACTCTGAGATTTACTAACACATCTGAGGAAGATACGTATTTCTACTGCAGTTTTGCAGTAGGTTatcaagaaacagaaaacactgtacATGCTGGAAAACTTGTTAAAAAAAGGGAGACTGTACAACATAGAAACTGCaaaaagaaacatgagaaaTTCTTATAAAAACCAAAGTGGTAGGAAAACTGTGACTAAGATCCAATGTAGCttgttttgatttaaacaaGCAGCTGCAGGGGGTGCTGTGACTCACGTTCAGTCTCAGGGATAgagctgctgatggaggagctggTGGAAGTGACGGTGCTCATGGACGGGCTCATGCCGTACGCAGGGTATACCCCGGTCATGGCCGCCGTGTGGGACACCCACGCTGCTGGGTCAATGGGCCGGATTGGCTCACCTGTTGAATCAAATGCAGGGTGCGCAGTTACAGCTGGTGATCTCACCAGAGCAGCACATCAAAAGAGATGGCCTTGCATGCGTTTGCAGGTGTGAATGTTATTgcaatgaaaatgagaaaaggggaacaagagaaagaaacacttaCTCCTGGGCAGAGCGAAGCAGCTCCGAGGGTTCGGGTCCCAGCACTTGGCCACGGTCAGAGTGATGGGGCTGGTGACAAACAAAGAGGCAAGGAATAGATTCAACTTACTTACTACTCAGATTCACTcatgtgcttgtttttttttgcatttcttatATTCAAGACTATTTTAATGTATTGCTGTTAAAAGTTACAATATGTAGCAACTGGCCAAAAAAGATGGGGGCAATGTATAACCACAGTAACTGCTCACTGCTGTCAGTAAACTCAGTTAGCTGACTCATTGCTCAGAGCaccaggaaggtgttgtttactATCCAACCATCACCTCTTGATGTATAAACTGGCTGCAGGCAGCTTGTGAGCAggctaacttcaatagatacatctgcaacacaataaatagaCATCAAcgtaatgtcaaaactgttatttcttcataaTTGTGTTGACTACTTCGGTTACATTTTTGATGTTTTACGCTAAAAtgcttacatattgcacctctaAAGAAAACGCATGTACTGCATCTATTAATGTGTGCCTGTTTGCCACTTACCCTGGCTTGTGCACTATGTCCCTCAGTACTCGAACTGCATCGTCATTGCTCATGTTCTCGAAGTTTATGTCGTTCACCTACGGGGATGAAATGAGAGATAAAACACTTTCACTTATTACAATAAATGCCCCTACGCAAAGTCATTACTGGGACTGCTCAACATGGCGTGCCATATGAAAAAATTGGAAGTGGGTCTTCGACGATTAATGACAATTGAAAGAAACATTGGATCCAGCTGGCCGGCACTTTATATTCTACAATATGAGTTAGATTACATAAAAAGTGGGCATGAGAATAAGGGAAAAAACAGACTGCAGGACAACAGTTTGGAAAATCTAAAATTAGTTGTTGTGTACTGAGTCACTGCCATGTGCGCTAATTACATTGATCTCAGTTAAAgaaagatgttttgttttttttaatccttggAGATCTGAATCAAAATCCTGTGACTGGTTTCACATTACCAACTACTTCTACTTCACTGCAGGTGCTGGCActaaaaccaaacacacacgcacacacactttcctgGTCCAAGTCCCAggtatgcacaaacacacatttttcttttctctgtgtgcatctcactttcacacacacacacacacacacacacacacacacacacacacacacacacagacacacacctgcaacAGCATGTCCCCGGGCTCTATCCGTCCATCTGCAGCCACAGCTCCTCCCTTCATGATAGAGCCGATGTAGattcctccatctcctct
The sequence above is drawn from the Sparus aurata chromosome 21, fSpaAur1.1, whole genome shotgun sequence genome and encodes:
- the dvl3b gene encoding segment polarity protein dishevelled homolog DVL-3 yields the protein MGETKIIYHLDDQETPYLVKLSVPADKVTLADFKNVLKKPNYKFFFKSMDDDFGVVKEEISDDNAKLPCFNGRVVSWLVSGDGANTDAGSVADSLEAAPPLERTGGIGDSRPPSYHGKAASGRDSLDNDTETGSMVSQRRERERPRRKHTNDHGGRQNGYSRPMGRGGPEYDSCSSFMSSELESTSCFDSEDDDATSRFSSSTEQSSSRLMRRHRRRRRKPKASNMDRSSSFSSITDSTMSLNIITVTLNMEKYNFLGISIVGQSNERGDGGIYIGSIMKGGAVAADGRIEPGDMLLQVNDINFENMSNDDAVRVLRDIVHKPGPITLTVAKCWDPNPRSCFALPRSEPIRPIDPAAWVSHTAAMTGVYPAYGMSPSMSTVTSTSSSISSSIPETERFDDFHLSIHSDMATVAKAMACPESGLEVRDRMWLKITIANAFIGSDVVDWLFHHVEGFSDRREARKYASNLLKAGYIRHTVNKITFSEQCYYIFGDLCGNMTHLSLHDHDGSSGGASDQDTLPPLPHPGAAPWPMALPYQFPIPHPYELPQPFHGGPGAGSAGSQHSGSSGSNCSKNEGRKSGGSGSETEIRSHRAPSERSVAPPSERSVRSSLSHRSANSHSIAYGAGLVYGPPGLPPQPPHMSTAAPGAPPGRELASVPPELTASRQSLRLAVGNAGEFFVDVM